From Parasphaerochaeta coccoides DSM 17374, a single genomic window includes:
- a CDS encoding phage protein GemA/Gp16 family protein — translation MNNRHALLAKIHMAKSRVLTCPVCGRLFFEETCPDHPARQGVELSDFAYRGILKALGGTDTCAFMDDKRLVKVADFFDRVGFSKAYPRVSPEGETRRAKYGTIRHIRIRAPVVLGAAWESRLLGFMQKNFDKISLEWLDPNELRKVIGWINRTAKYEKEKLK, via the coding sequence ATGAATAACAGGCATGCGTTACTCGCAAAAATCCACATGGCCAAGTCCAGGGTTCTCACCTGCCCTGTCTGCGGTCGGCTGTTCTTCGAAGAGACATGTCCGGATCATCCTGCTCGCCAAGGTGTGGAGCTCAGTGACTTTGCATACAGGGGAATCCTGAAAGCCTTGGGAGGAACTGACACCTGCGCATTCATGGATGACAAGAGACTTGTCAAGGTCGCTGACTTCTTCGACCGCGTCGGTTTCAGCAAGGCATATCCCAGGGTATCGCCTGAGGGGGAAACCCGGAGAGCAAAATACGGAACTATCAGGCATATCAGAATCCGGGCTCCGGTAGTCCTGGGCGCTGCATGGGAATCCCGGCTGTTAGGTTTCATGCAGAAGAACTTTGATAAAATTTCACTGGAGTGGCTCGACCCAAATGAGCTGAGAAAGGTAATCGGATGGATCAACCGAACAGCTAAATACGAGAAGGAGAAACTGAAATGA
- a CDS encoding DUF3164 family protein, whose protein sequence is MKTQVSDGKTYAVNAKNELVPIEAIKEIDQLRDQVIEKIEDRLIELQQKMENAKAEAMADINEFVRIAGEQHGVNIGGAKGNLSLTSFDGSTQILLAMSDSLDFTEGIHVAKQLIDEYLTDITKDAAADLRILVSKAFRVKQGKLDVKRILELRSYNIEDPRWKKAMDIISDSTKVISSKQCFRLRKRKDSDSSYALVNLDFSTI, encoded by the coding sequence ATGAAAACACAGGTAAGTGACGGCAAGACATATGCGGTGAACGCAAAGAATGAACTGGTACCCATCGAAGCGATCAAGGAGATTGATCAGCTCAGGGATCAGGTGATTGAGAAGATCGAGGACCGGCTGATTGAACTCCAGCAAAAGATGGAAAACGCCAAGGCAGAAGCTATGGCAGACATCAATGAGTTTGTCCGGATCGCTGGGGAGCAGCATGGCGTAAACATCGGTGGAGCGAAGGGAAATCTATCCCTGACCTCCTTCGATGGATCCACGCAGATCCTGCTGGCCATGAGTGACAGCCTTGACTTCACAGAAGGTATTCATGTAGCCAAGCAGCTTATCGATGAGTACCTGACTGACATCACCAAGGATGCCGCGGCGGATCTTAGAATTCTGGTGAGCAAGGCTTTCAGAGTCAAACAGGGAAAGCTCGATGTCAAAAGAATCTTGGAACTTCGGAGTTACAACATAGAAGATCCCCGTTGGAAGAAAGCAATGGACATCATCAGTGACTCGACAAAAGTCATCAGCAGCAAGCAGTGTTTCAGGCTGCGTAAACGCAAGGATTCTGACAGTTCATATGCATTAGTAAACCTCGACTTCTCGACAATCTGA
- a CDS encoding helix-turn-helix domain-containing protein produces the protein MLLQQELFPPLPPSLSLKALLQQRAREGHIFYKPKDVARLLKVSGFQVYYAITRYRLDAVMVCGEYRIPWFSIVEFLENQPQIKRQFWAFQHYVNSHVSEKDIYISENSDIYEDAPQDYYGLKDLHIPTDLRIEELANILEVSTTLLIKDGHFGHTVPWPDAFDYLVEREVCNLPVFERDLPMSTGEIEKIDEEQLMLF, from the coding sequence ATGCTGTTGCAACAAGAACTTTTTCCACCACTCCCCCCCAGCCTTTCACTTAAAGCTCTGCTGCAACAGCGTGCCCGAGAAGGGCACATTTTCTATAAGCCGAAGGATGTCGCCCGGCTTCTGAAAGTCTCTGGATTCCAAGTATATTATGCTATTACACGTTATAGGCTCGATGCGGTGATGGTCTGTGGAGAGTATAGAATTCCATGGTTTTCAATCGTCGAGTTTTTAGAAAATCAACCGCAGATTAAACGGCAGTTTTGGGCATTCCAACACTATGTAAACAGTCACGTATCAGAAAAAGACATCTATATATCGGAGAATTCGGATATCTACGAAGACGCGCCTCAGGACTACTACGGACTCAAAGACTTACATATCCCTACTGATCTCCGGATAGAAGAACTAGCAAACATCCTGGAAGTGTCAACAACGCTACTTATCAAGGATGGTCACTTCGGCCATACGGTTCCCTGGCCGGACGCCTTTGATTACCTGGTAGAACGGGAGGTCTGCAATCTCCCTGTATTCGAACGGGATTTGCCAATGTCGACAGGAGAAATCGAAAAGATTGATGAAGAGCAGCTCATGCTGTTCTGA
- a CDS encoding tyrosine-type recombinase/integrase codes for MNFPILRHIYAPVQECEPVRYGLSRLSVFILIIWWSNTPGMRSLYRKMREIGITEEERQERGLSFHSWRHFFNTRLIASGVQRAVTRAVVGHESEKMTEHYLHLQPSDMETVMKVQGEIGGRTLYFSSS; via the coding sequence ATGAACTTTCCTATTCTGCGTCATATCTATGCGCCTGTACAGGAATGCGAGCCGGTGAGATACGGGCTTTCAAGGTTGAGTGTGTTCATCCTGATCATCTGGTGGTCAAATACTCCTGGGATGAGAAGTCTGTACCGTAAGATGAGAGAAATAGGGATTACCGAAGAGGAGCGCCAGGAGCGCGGTCTGTCATTCCACAGCTGGCGTCATTTCTTCAACACCAGGCTCATTGCATCTGGAGTACAGAGGGCGGTCACCAGAGCCGTCGTCGGCCATGAATCGGAAAAGATGACAGAACACTACCTGCACCTCCAGCCAAGCGACATGGAGACTGTCATGAAGGTGCAGGGGGAGATAGGGGGGCGAACCCTGTATTTTTCTTCATCCTGA
- a CDS encoding VOC family protein → MVSFIDHIHITVRDIGISESFYNKFLPLVGFDLRDKEYAQVPEHAYELIEYNSASFSFGIVSPRAEYLDDCVSRRRPGAVHHVAFGTREKVDVDSIFSAVQSIPNVRIINKPCFYPEYCDDYYAFFFTDCDGIELEVVNYSRTSRIGSSLA, encoded by the coding sequence ATGGTATCTTTTATCGATCATATCCATATCACCGTCAGGGATATCGGAATTTCCGAATCATTCTATAACAAATTTCTTCCTTTAGTGGGGTTTGATCTTAGGGACAAGGAATATGCCCAGGTTCCTGAACATGCCTATGAACTAATCGAGTATAATTCCGCTTCGTTTTCTTTTGGTATTGTGAGTCCGCGCGCTGAATATCTGGATGACTGTGTTTCTCGACGTCGTCCGGGGGCAGTTCATCATGTTGCTTTCGGAACAAGAGAGAAGGTTGACGTCGATTCAATATTCTCTGCTGTCCAGTCGATTCCTAATGTCCGCATCATTAATAAACCGTGCTTTTACCCTGAATATTGTGACGATTATTATGCCTTTTTCTTTACGGACTGTGATGGCATAGAGCTTGAGGTCGTCAATTATTCCCGAACATCGAGAATCGGTAGTTCATTGGCATGA
- a CDS encoding endonuclease III domain-containing protein has translation MNEDLAQKKDRAKEIARLLDASSPQKILFLDPSSPFRFLIQVILSAQTTDAQVLKIAPVLFETYPDVRSLAGADINKVKEIIRSTGHFNTKARHIIDCATILQKTYGGWIPSTMEELTALPGVGRKTASCVLGEVYGQPVIIVDTHFGRVSQRLELVTSARPEIIEQQMKELLPPDMQYRFSMTLNLFGRNCCTARKPQCHNCPLYALCPWPEKLPPLYDSPHD, from the coding sequence ATGAACGAGGACCTTGCACAGAAAAAAGACAGAGCAAAGGAAATAGCCCGCCTGCTGGATGCATCAAGTCCGCAGAAAATACTCTTTTTGGATCCATCCTCTCCCTTCCGTTTCCTCATTCAGGTCATCCTGTCGGCACAGACGACGGACGCCCAAGTACTGAAGATAGCTCCCGTGCTTTTCGAAACATATCCCGACGTGCGTTCCCTGGCAGGCGCAGACATCAATAAAGTAAAAGAGATCATCCGCTCGACTGGACATTTCAATACCAAGGCACGTCACATCATCGACTGCGCCACCATCCTTCAGAAAACCTACGGAGGCTGGATACCCTCTACCATGGAGGAACTGACTGCCCTTCCCGGCGTCGGACGCAAGACGGCAAGCTGTGTTCTGGGTGAGGTCTATGGTCAACCCGTCATCATCGTTGACACACACTTCGGGAGAGTCTCCCAGCGGCTGGAACTCGTCACCAGCGCGAGGCCAGAAATCATAGAACAACAGATGAAGGAGCTTCTGCCCCCAGACATGCAGTACCGGTTCTCTATGACCTTGAATCTTTTTGGCCGAAACTGTTGCACGGCAAGGAAGCCCCAATGCCACAACTGTCCGTTGTACGCTCTCTGCCCATGGCCGGAGAAACTTCCTCCACTCTACGACTCACCACACGACTGA
- the nrdG gene encoding anaerobic ribonucleoside-triphosphate reductase activating protein translates to MAAKRELGFVELTTLGKGTIELAGFVDDSIVDGPGLRVTVFAQGCPHACPGCHNPETWTSGVGREMTVTDIYERIHRNPLFTGVTFSGGDPLFQPSGFADLATLCKAGGYEVACYTGWTFEELQERMKNEPDVRRLLEHVDVLIDGRFVRELRSLSAAWRGSTNQRILNVPESLLAGEAVLESSARWT, encoded by the coding sequence ATGGCCGCTAAAAGAGAACTTGGCTTCGTGGAACTGACCACTTTGGGCAAAGGAACCATTGAGCTCGCGGGTTTTGTCGATGACAGCATCGTTGATGGGCCGGGGCTACGGGTAACGGTCTTTGCCCAAGGGTGTCCCCATGCCTGTCCCGGTTGCCATAATCCCGAAACATGGACATCAGGCGTGGGACGTGAAATGACTGTCACCGATATTTACGAGCGCATTCACCGCAACCCTCTGTTCACTGGCGTCACGTTCTCTGGTGGAGATCCTCTGTTCCAGCCGTCTGGTTTTGCTGACCTTGCCACGCTCTGCAAGGCAGGAGGCTACGAGGTGGCGTGCTATACCGGATGGACTTTTGAAGAACTTCAAGAAAGGATGAAAAATGAGCCCGATGTCCGCCGGCTTCTTGAGCATGTCGATGTCCTGATTGACGGTCGGTTCGTCCGTGAGCTAAGATCCCTTTCTGCTGCATGGCGGGGTAGTACGAATCAGCGTATACTCAATGTCCCGGAATCCTTGCTCGCGGGTGAAGCGGTTCTTGAAAGTTCCGCCCGCTGGACTTGA
- a CDS encoding anaerobic ribonucleoside triphosphate reductase yields MIQTIVKRDGRVVLYDEAKIARAILKAMEAAGTPDAVKAAAAVANTTSAYLEKKFGSESLPIEGIQDAVETQLMHSGYEDVAKRYILYRAERTRRREMNSDLMKMMDELTHEDAMDSDTKRENANIDGDTAMGTMLKYGSESSKDYYNKYLLEDDIRQAYQDGWIHIHDFDFYGLTTTCCQIDLLTLFKDGFSTGHGFLREPNDIQSYGALACIAIQSNQNDQHGGQSIVNFDYGLAPGVAKTYRRVYRTNILKVLEILQPSLKVSGADMKKLYNDLEARTGLYPKLASDEAFLAEERKLLASLGVQSDVIAKAQEFSLSHSQEETERSTFQAMEALIHNLNTMHSRAGAQTPFSSINYGTDISPEGRMVMRGMLHATDAGLGHGETPIFPIQIFRVKEGVNYFPQDPNYDLFKLACKVSAKRLFPNFSFIDAPFNIQYYKPGRPETEVSYMGCRTRVMSNVHDPSQEIANGRGNLSFTSINLPRLAIESHGDEKVFFGKLKDMMDLVIRQLNARFEIQARKHIRNFPFLMGQGVWLDSEKVGYDDELREVLKHGTLSVGFIGLAETLMSLYGHHHGESDEMEQKGLAIIKFMRDYVDALAQATKMNYSLIATPAEGLSGRFVKIDRRKYGFIPGVTDRDYYTNSFHIPVWHEISAFEKIKKEAPFHALTNGGHISYVELDGDTVRNVEAFEKIIQAMHDAGIGYGSINHPVDRDPACGYNGIIGDTCPQCGRQEGDGQPNFERIRRITGYLVGTLERFNNGKRAEEHDRVKHSLSSSSEKRYTF; encoded by the coding sequence ATGATTCAGACTATTGTCAAGAGAGACGGACGGGTCGTCCTGTATGATGAAGCAAAGATAGCACGTGCGATATTGAAAGCTATGGAGGCTGCCGGGACTCCCGATGCCGTAAAAGCTGCGGCGGCGGTGGCCAATACTACAAGCGCCTATCTTGAAAAGAAATTTGGCAGCGAATCCCTGCCCATCGAGGGCATACAGGATGCCGTAGAGACGCAGCTGATGCACAGTGGGTATGAGGACGTTGCCAAACGCTATATCTTGTACCGTGCTGAAAGAACCCGACGCCGCGAAATGAACAGCGATCTCATGAAGATGATGGATGAGCTGACCCATGAGGATGCCATGGATAGTGACACCAAACGGGAGAACGCCAACATTGACGGAGATACCGCTATGGGCACCATGCTCAAATACGGCTCCGAATCTTCCAAGGATTACTACAACAAGTATCTTCTCGAAGATGATATACGCCAAGCATATCAGGACGGTTGGATACATATTCATGATTTTGATTTCTACGGACTGACCACCACATGTTGCCAGATTGACCTGCTGACCTTGTTCAAAGATGGTTTTTCCACCGGTCACGGTTTCCTCCGCGAACCCAATGATATCCAAAGCTATGGAGCCTTGGCCTGCATAGCCATCCAGAGCAATCAGAACGACCAGCACGGCGGACAGAGCATTGTCAATTTTGACTACGGGCTTGCTCCGGGTGTCGCCAAGACGTACCGCCGCGTGTACCGGACTAACATCCTCAAGGTACTGGAGATTCTCCAACCTTCCCTGAAGGTGAGCGGAGCTGACATGAAGAAGCTCTACAATGACTTGGAGGCACGCACTGGACTGTATCCGAAACTCGCCTCCGATGAAGCATTCCTGGCCGAGGAACGGAAACTCCTCGCTTCTCTGGGAGTCCAGTCAGATGTCATTGCCAAGGCTCAGGAATTTTCCCTTTCTCACAGCCAGGAAGAAACCGAGCGTTCGACCTTCCAGGCCATGGAAGCGTTGATTCATAACCTCAACACCATGCACAGCCGCGCAGGAGCCCAGACGCCTTTCAGTTCGATTAACTATGGCACTGACATTTCTCCGGAAGGCAGGATGGTGATGCGGGGTATGCTTCATGCTACCGATGCCGGTCTTGGCCATGGCGAAACGCCTATATTTCCCATCCAGATATTCCGTGTCAAGGAAGGGGTGAACTATTTCCCGCAGGATCCGAACTATGACCTTTTCAAGCTGGCATGCAAAGTAAGCGCAAAGAGACTGTTCCCGAATTTCAGCTTTATCGATGCTCCGTTCAACATCCAGTACTACAAGCCGGGTCGGCCGGAAACCGAAGTTTCCTACATGGGTTGTCGTACCCGTGTGATGAGCAATGTTCACGATCCGTCCCAAGAGATTGCCAATGGTCGGGGAAACCTGAGTTTCACATCGATCAACCTGCCCAGGCTTGCCATAGAGAGCCATGGCGATGAGAAGGTCTTTTTCGGCAAGCTCAAGGACATGATGGACTTGGTAATCCGCCAACTGAACGCTCGTTTTGAGATTCAGGCGCGCAAGCACATCCGTAATTTCCCGTTCCTTATGGGACAAGGAGTATGGCTGGATTCCGAGAAAGTAGGCTACGATGACGAGCTGCGCGAAGTACTCAAGCACGGCACTCTTTCCGTCGGTTTCATCGGTCTTGCCGAGACTTTGATGAGTCTCTACGGGCACCATCACGGGGAAAGCGACGAAATGGAACAGAAGGGTCTGGCCATCATCAAGTTCATGCGTGATTATGTGGATGCGCTTGCCCAGGCAACCAAGATGAACTACAGCTTGATTGCCACTCCCGCGGAAGGTCTTTCCGGACGTTTCGTGAAGATTGATCGCAGGAAGTATGGTTTCATCCCCGGCGTCACCGACAGGGACTACTATACAAACAGTTTCCACATCCCCGTGTGGCATGAGATTTCCGCGTTTGAGAAAATCAAGAAAGAAGCTCCCTTCCATGCGTTGACCAACGGAGGTCATATTTCCTATGTGGAACTGGACGGAGACACTGTACGGAACGTAGAGGCTTTCGAGAAAATCATCCAGGCGATGCATGATGCCGGCATCGGATATGGGTCAATCAACCATCCTGTGGACAGGGATCCTGCCTGTGGGTATAACGGGATTATCGGCGACACCTGCCCGCAGTGCGGACGTCAAGAAGGAGACGGACAGCCGAACTTCGAACGCATCAGACGCATCACCGGGTATCTGGTCGGGACGCTGGAACGTTTCAATAATGGCAAGCGTGCCGAGGAACATGATCGTGTGAAGCATTCCCTTTCGTCTTCTTCGGAGAAGCGTTATACCTTCTGA
- a CDS encoding ABC transporter ATP-binding protein: MNGVEVTARGVTRKFGDFLALDDVSVDIKKGEFFSLLGPSGCGKTTLLRIIAGFDSPDVGFVSFDGADILPLPPEKRQANTIFQTYALFPHLNVYENVAFPLRIRRRPKDEIDRRVRDYIHLVQLDEHITKKPSMLSGGQKQRVAIARALINEPKVLLLDEPLSALDAKLRQNLLIELDEIHDKVGITFIYVTHDQSEALSVSDRIAVMNHGKVLQIGTPYEIYEAPATEFVARFIGETNIFPCTVLSCNPTSDGEFMLNLDVPALGGTIRVTDVDPQEIGKRLDFTIRPEKIRITTDVPEKPGKDINQFLGIVDEPVYAGFQSKFFVKLTNGAMIKVYKQHVNYMDDGPEIEWKDSVYVSWSAADGYLVKVVDA; this comes from the coding sequence TTGAACGGTGTAGAAGTAACGGCACGGGGTGTCACCCGCAAATTCGGTGATTTTTTGGCGCTCGATGATGTGAGCGTGGATATCAAGAAAGGTGAGTTCTTCTCACTTCTCGGACCCTCCGGCTGCGGCAAGACAACACTCTTGCGTATTATTGCCGGTTTTGATTCACCCGATGTCGGTTTCGTATCATTTGATGGAGCAGATATCCTGCCCCTTCCCCCGGAAAAGAGACAGGCTAATACGATTTTTCAGACCTATGCGCTCTTTCCCCACCTCAACGTATATGAGAACGTGGCTTTCCCCCTGCGTATACGCAGAAGGCCAAAGGATGAGATAGACCGGAGGGTGCGTGATTACATCCATCTGGTTCAGCTGGATGAGCATATTACCAAGAAACCTTCCATGTTGAGTGGCGGGCAAAAGCAGCGTGTCGCCATAGCACGTGCCCTGATTAACGAACCGAAGGTTCTTCTCCTTGATGAGCCGCTTTCCGCCTTGGACGCAAAGCTCCGGCAGAATCTCCTCATTGAACTTGATGAAATCCATGACAAAGTGGGCATCACCTTCATCTATGTCACCCACGACCAGAGTGAGGCTCTGTCTGTCTCAGACCGCATAGCGGTGATGAACCATGGCAAGGTTCTACAAATCGGAACTCCATACGAGATTTACGAAGCTCCTGCCACTGAATTCGTCGCACGGTTCATTGGAGAAACCAATATCTTCCCTTGTACCGTCCTCTCCTGTAATCCGACATCTGACGGAGAATTCATGCTCAACCTTGATGTCCCCGCCTTGGGCGGAACAATCAGGGTCACGGATGTCGATCCCCAGGAAATCGGCAAACGGCTGGACTTCACAATCCGTCCTGAAAAAATCCGCATCACCACTGATGTACCGGAAAAACCAGGCAAGGACATCAATCAGTTCCTCGGCATCGTCGATGAACCTGTGTACGCTGGCTTCCAGTCCAAGTTCTTTGTAAAGCTGACCAACGGTGCCATGATTAAGGTTTACAAGCAACATGTGAACTACATGGATGATGGACCTGAGATTGAATGGAAGGACAGTGTCTACGTATCGTGGAGCGCGGCGGACGGTTATCTTGTCAAGGTGGTGGACGCATGA
- a CDS encoding ABC transporter permease — translation MSGQSRREARRGLAYSAPMGLWFTIFFVLPLTIILIYSFLKRGLYGGVTGEFSLVAYQQMFNPSFGRIVLRTIWISIVSTFGCFVFALPAGYAMARSKHQTLLLFLIIIPFWTNSLIRIYAWISILSREGFLNQMLMKLGIINEGLQMIYTQGSVILVLIYMFVPFAVLPLFTTIDKFDFSLLDAARDLGATKLQALVKVLFPQIRGGMVTALIFTFIPIFGSYTVPLLVGGKDSTMIGNIIVDQVNKTRNWPLAAAFSVVLTFLSMIGVLWMLSSNRHSEKLNAASKLQDTTQQGVEKRVHLHHQDDGGKA, via the coding sequence ATGAGCGGGCAGAGCCGCCGCGAAGCGCGGAGGGGTCTGGCATATTCCGCTCCCATGGGACTCTGGTTTACTATTTTCTTCGTACTTCCCCTGACGATCATCTTAATCTACAGTTTCCTCAAGAGAGGGCTCTATGGTGGTGTCACCGGAGAATTTTCCCTGGTGGCCTATCAGCAGATGTTCAATCCGAGTTTCGGCAGAATCGTGCTTCGTACCATCTGGATATCCATTGTGTCCACCTTCGGATGTTTTGTCTTTGCTCTGCCAGCAGGGTACGCCATGGCACGGAGCAAGCACCAGACATTGCTTCTTTTTCTCATCATCATCCCCTTCTGGACGAACTCCCTGATTAGGATTTACGCATGGATTTCCATACTCTCCCGTGAAGGTTTCCTCAACCAGATGCTGATGAAGCTGGGAATCATCAACGAAGGTCTCCAGATGATTTATACCCAAGGCTCGGTCATCCTGGTCTTGATATACATGTTCGTTCCCTTTGCCGTACTGCCTCTTTTCACGACCATCGACAAGTTTGATTTTTCATTGCTCGATGCCGCCCGTGACCTGGGGGCGACGAAACTCCAGGCGTTGGTGAAGGTGCTCTTTCCGCAAATCCGGGGAGGCATGGTCACCGCGCTGATCTTCACTTTCATTCCGATTTTCGGTTCCTATACTGTTCCTCTCCTTGTCGGCGGCAAGGACTCCACCATGATTGGAAACATCATCGTAGACCAAGTCAACAAGACGCGCAATTGGCCTCTCGCCGCCGCATTCAGCGTCGTACTCACCTTCCTCTCCATGATTGGCGTCCTCTGGATGTTGAGCAGCAACAGGCATAGTGAAAAGCTGAACGCTGCTTCAAAACTCCAAGACACTACCCAACAGGGAGTCGAAAAAAGAGTCCACCTACATCATCAGGACGATGGAGGTAAAGCATGA
- a CDS encoding ABC transporter permease, protein MNLSSSHRVHRINERRWFSTSNIILGLTITFLFLPLFVVVLYSFNDSKGMAWTQPSLRWYRDLFFSSPALWKAFYNSAVVALTSGLTATILGALAAIGIKWNRFRGKAYIATISYLPMVLPEVIIGISMLIFFSWIRMPLGMFTIYVAHTTFNLPFVFLLVGARLDEFDYSTIEAARDLGASETQTLWKVVVPSIMPGILSGFLMSVTMSLEDFVITFFVSGPGSGTLPLYVYSMIRYGVSPVINALSFVMIVGTMLLAWVFRRFLKTIAANS, encoded by the coding sequence ATGAACCTATCCAGCTCCCATCGCGTCCACAGGATTAATGAAAGACGCTGGTTTTCTACATCGAACATCATCCTTGGCTTGACCATCACTTTCCTGTTCCTCCCTCTTTTCGTGGTCGTTCTTTATTCTTTCAACGATTCCAAGGGGATGGCATGGACGCAGCCTTCCTTGCGTTGGTATCGGGATCTGTTCTTCTCCAGCCCCGCATTATGGAAAGCATTCTACAACAGCGCTGTCGTAGCGTTGACAAGCGGGCTGACAGCTACCATCCTGGGCGCGTTGGCCGCCATCGGCATAAAATGGAACCGGTTCAGAGGAAAGGCATACATAGCCACGATCAGCTACCTGCCCATGGTACTGCCGGAGGTCATCATAGGTATTTCCATGCTGATCTTCTTCTCGTGGATCAGGATGCCCCTTGGCATGTTCACCATCTATGTCGCCCATACGACGTTCAACCTGCCCTTCGTGTTCCTGCTTGTCGGAGCGAGGTTGGATGAATTCGACTATTCCACCATTGAAGCCGCACGTGACCTTGGAGCATCAGAGACCCAAACTCTCTGGAAGGTCGTGGTTCCCTCGATTATGCCGGGCATCCTGTCCGGATTTCTAATGAGCGTGACCATGAGCCTTGAGGACTTCGTCATCACGTTCTTTGTTTCCGGTCCTGGCTCCGGTACACTGCCGCTGTATGTTTATTCCATGATTCGTTATGGGGTGTCACCGGTCATCAATGCGCTTTCATTTGTCATGATAGTGGGAACTATGCTTCTTGCCTGGGTCTTCAGGCGGTTCCTCAAGACTATAGCAGCGAATAGCTGA
- a CDS encoding extracellular solute-binding protein, with protein MSMHHDTRRSTYSVKVACAVLLAAAFLAGLTACSRNSSPKSNGEALYLYNWTYYTPDSILLAFTEETGIQVIVDNFSSNEEMFAKLRAGGGRVGYDIVFPSADYTSIMIKLDMLEKLDHEKLPNVKHATKLVHEKATYDPDFLYSVPYFMGAAGVAVNTTLVPSGYERNWDIFADKRFARRMTMLDDMREVMGDALIHLGYSNNTTDLLQLAEAQSYIIENWKPNLVKFDAESFGKSFGSGEFWAVHSYPENVYEEFPESRWHEIDFFLPPEGGSMYIDNMVILKDAPHKDAAHAFIDFIYRPEIYAQFLDEFHLPPTVHSSAVEYMETTPLYSADDLANYSIIEDLGESLDLYNDLWHDIRYMD; from the coding sequence ATGAGCATGCATCACGACACGCGACGATCGACGTATTCCGTCAAAGTCGCCTGTGCGGTCCTATTGGCCGCAGCGTTCCTGGCAGGTCTGACAGCCTGTTCCAGGAATTCGTCACCCAAGTCAAACGGTGAAGCACTGTACTTGTACAACTGGACCTATTATACGCCAGACAGTATATTGCTGGCCTTTACCGAGGAGACGGGCATACAGGTCATCGTGGATAATTTCTCATCAAATGAAGAAATGTTCGCCAAACTGAGGGCCGGAGGCGGCCGAGTGGGATACGATATCGTTTTCCCGTCGGCGGACTACACTTCCATCATGATAAAACTGGATATGCTTGAAAAGCTGGATCACGAGAAGTTGCCTAACGTGAAGCATGCCACGAAGCTGGTTCATGAGAAAGCCACCTATGACCCGGACTTCCTCTATTCCGTTCCCTATTTCATGGGTGCGGCAGGAGTTGCAGTCAACACCACTTTGGTTCCATCCGGATATGAACGGAACTGGGACATTTTCGCAGACAAACGCTTCGCCAGACGCATGACCATGCTTGATGACATGCGCGAGGTGATGGGGGATGCCCTGATTCATCTGGGATATTCCAATAATACGACCGACCTGCTCCAGCTTGCCGAAGCGCAAAGTTACATCATAGAAAATTGGAAGCCAAACCTTGTGAAGTTTGATGCTGAGAGTTTCGGGAAATCATTTGGAAGCGGTGAATTCTGGGCAGTTCATTCTTATCCGGAAAACGTCTATGAGGAGTTTCCTGAAAGCCGGTGGCATGAAATTGATTTCTTCCTGCCTCCAGAAGGCGGTTCCATGTACATTGACAACATGGTCATCCTGAAGGATGCACCGCACAAGGACGCTGCTCATGCTTTCATTGATTTTATCTATCGTCCCGAAATCTATGCGCAATTCCTGGATGAGTTCCACCTGCCGCCTACAGTACATTCCAGTGCGGTGGAGTATATGGAGACTACTCCCTTGTATTCAGCGGATGATTTAGCGAACTACAGTATCATAGAAGACTTGGGAGAATCACTGGATCTTTACAACGATCTCTGGCATGACATCCGTTATATGGATTGA